The following nucleotide sequence is from Melioribacteraceae bacterium.
ATAAATCACAAATGACTGACTTTCTTAGAAATTGTAATGATACCGGTTGTACTTTTTCTGAAGGCTTAGAAGTCGACAAGTTAATTGCGTACAGCATGATAAGTAATAATAATGGAGTGGAAATATGTTTGATTTAACTGGTAAAGTTGCAGTTGTTTTTGGGGGTAGCGGTTATCTTGGTCTTGAATTCTGCAAATCATTACTAGAATTTGGTTCCATTGTCTATAGTGTGGATGTTAATATAAAGGACAATTCTGAGATATACGCTTTAAAAGAACAATATCCCGAAACTTTTTTTCTCGAGAAAGTTGATGCATCAAATAAAAACGATTTAATTGTGTTGCGAGATTCTATTATAGAAAAAGAAAAAAAAGTTGATGTGCTTGTCAATTCCACTACGTCGAAAGGTAATGACTTTTATCTCCCATTTGAGGAAGTTTCTTTGGAAGGTTGGGAAATAGGATTATTAGGTAATCTTACAATCCCTTTTCTGGCGACACAAGCTTTCATCCCAATCATGAAAGAACGCAAATCGGGTTCTATCATTAATATCTCTTCTATATATAGCATTGTTGGCAATGATCAAAGAATTTACGAAGGTTCCAATCTTCATGAAATTTATACTAAAGACTCACCTAATATTAAAAGAATTTATTCGCATGGAGTTTATAATGCAGCAAAGGGAGGACTAAATGCATTTACAAGATATTTGGCTGCATACTATGGTAAAGATAATATCAGGGTAAATACTATAACACCGGGAGGCATATATTATCCTTCGGAAAATGCGGAATTTAATAAAAAGTATAGTGACAAAGTGCCGTTAGGAAGAAAAGCAAATAGAAATGAAATTAATGGTGCGGTAGTTTTCTTGGCTTCAGATGCTTCTAGCTATGTTACTGGCCATAATCTTGTAGTTGATGGAGGGTATACAATATGGTGATTTTTGAACGTATTAAATTTTGGCAAAATGCTGATAGAATTGGTCCCGATATTCCAATTAATCATTATAAATTGTACTTTAAAACTCTGGGTCGAAAATTATGTCAAAAGAAGTTTAAATATTTTGGAGAGGGTGCTGAATTCAGACCGGGTGCTTATGCGATTGCATGTTCAAAAATTTCAATTGGCAAAAGGGTAGTAATTAGACCATCTACGATGTTATTTGCTGAAACTCTTGATGCTGGAGGGGAGATTACAATTGAAGATGAGGTCCTAATTGGATCGGGAGTCCATATATATACGACTAACCATAGATTCAATGATCCTAATCAATTAATTATCAATCAGGGTTCAAATGTTGCAGATGTTATCCTTGAGAAGGGGTGTTGGTTGGGTGCAAATGTTATCGTGTTGCCTGGGGTTGTTATTGGGGAAGGTAGCGTTGTTGGTGCAGGAAGTGTGGTCACAAAAAGTATACCCAAAAAAGTTTTAGCAGCAGGAAATCCAGTAAGAATAATTAGAAATATAGGCCCATAATAAAAATCATGCATCAATTATCGAATATGAAATCTAATTACTTATTTATTTCATTTCGCATAAAAAATACTTTTTAAAAATCTGTAAATAAAAACGATAATAGGAATAATTTCATTCAAAATATAAGAAGATAATTAATTAATATGACTTCAAAGACTAATAATACAATAGTTTAAACATGCTTGTTGGCGAGTTAGTATGTTTAGGTCCAGTTGAAACATTCCATTTGAAAAAAATTCTAGAATGGCGAAACAATGAATTTTTCAGAAAACATTTTAGAGAACATAAAGAAATATCATATAGCCAGCAATTGAAATGGTTTCAACAAATCGATAATAAAAATAACCTTAATGAATATATGTTTGCTATTTATTTAACAAAGTCAAATGAGTTTATTGGTGTTTGTGGAATCAATCATATAGACTGGATTAATAGAAATTGTCAATTATCACTCTTTATCGGTAAAAATCTACTTTATATTGATAATAATGGTTGGGCTAATGAATCTGTGAAATTATTAGAAAAATATACATTTTTTTCGTTAAATTTAATAAAGATATATGTCGAAGTATATGAGTTTGATTCTCAAAGATATGGTTTATTAGAGAGTCTAGGTTATGAGAAAGAAGCGCGATTGCAAAAGCAAATATACAAGGACGGAAAATTCTACGATTCTTTTATTTACTCAAAATTTAAAAAGGATACAAATGACAATTAAAAATAGTACAATTTTAGTCACAGGAGGAACCGGTTCTTTTGGAAATTTTATTACTAACCGATTATTAAATAGTGATGTTAAAGAAGTAAGAATTCTGA
It contains:
- a CDS encoding acyltransferase, coding for MVIFERIKFWQNADRIGPDIPINHYKLYFKTLGRKLCQKKFKYFGEGAEFRPGAYAIACSKISIGKRVVIRPSTMLFAETLDAGGEITIEDEVLIGSGVHIYTTNHRFNDPNQLIINQGSNVADVILEKGCWLGANVIVLPGVVIGEGSVVGAGSVVTKSIPKKVLAAGNPVRIIRNIGP
- a CDS encoding GNAT family protein; amino-acid sequence: MLVGELVCLGPVETFHLKKILEWRNNEFFRKHFREHKEISYSQQLKWFQQIDNKNNLNEYMFAIYLTKSNEFIGVCGINHIDWINRNCQLSLFIGKNLLYIDNNGWANESVKLLEKYTFFSLNLIKIYVEVYEFDSQRYGLLESLGYEKEARLQKQIYKDGKFYDSFIYSKFKKDTNDN
- a CDS encoding SDR family oxidoreductase: MFDLTGKVAVVFGGSGYLGLEFCKSLLEFGSIVYSVDVNIKDNSEIYALKEQYPETFFLEKVDASNKNDLIVLRDSIIEKEKKVDVLVNSTTSKGNDFYLPFEEVSLEGWEIGLLGNLTIPFLATQAFIPIMKERKSGSIINISSIYSIVGNDQRIYEGSNLHEIYTKDSPNIKRIYSHGVYNAAKGGLNAFTRYLAAYYGKDNIRVNTITPGGIYYPSENAEFNKKYSDKVPLGRKANRNEINGAVVFLASDASSYVTGHNLVVDGGYTIW